Proteins from a single region of Antechinus flavipes isolate AdamAnt ecotype Samford, QLD, Australia chromosome 2, AdamAnt_v2, whole genome shotgun sequence:
- the BRD3OS gene encoding putative uncharacterized protein BRD3OS — protein sequence MNGRVPLAEKALSEGYARLRYRDTSLLIWQQQQQKLESGPPGTYLSRSRSMWYSQYGNEAILVRDKNKLEVSRDTGQSKFCTIM from the coding sequence ATGAATGGGAGAGTACCTCTAGCTGAGAAAGCTTTGTCTGAGGGCTATGCCCGGCTTCGTTACAGAGACACCTCCTTGCTTATCtggcagcaacagcagcaaaagTTGGAATCTGGACCCCCTGGGACTTATTTGAGTAGGAGCCGGAGCATGTGGTACTCACAGTATGGAAATGAGGCCATATTAGTAAGAGACAAAAACAAACTTGAAGTCTCTCGGGACACTGGACAATCAAAATTTTGCACAATTATGTAA